A genomic segment from Agromyces sp. CF514 encodes:
- a CDS encoding aspartate aminotransferase family protein gives MTENDDLDAIARELDREHVFHSWSAQAQPSSLVVASGRGCRVWDHAGREYLDFSSQLVNVNIGHQHPTVVEAIREQAELLTTIAPSTVNLARGEAAKRIVARAPDGFRKVFFTNGGADANENAIRMARLHTGRDKVLSTYRSYHGNTGAAIVSTGDWRRIPNEFARGHVHFFGPYLYRSEFWATTPEQESERALQHLRRVIESEGPSSIAAVLLESIPGTAGIMLPPPGYLAGVRELCDAHGILLILDEVMAGFGRTGRWFAFDGYDVRPDLITFAKGVNSGYIPTGGVIISDPIAKTFDERVFPGGLTYSGHPLAMASIVATLDAMQAEGVVENARAVGETAIGPALAGLAEKHEVIGEVRGEGVFWAMELVADRTTREPLAAADMGRLKAGMVERGLLPFVQDNRIHVVPPCVVTADEVAEAVAIYDEVLSTVGEN, from the coding sequence ATGACCGAGAACGACGACCTCGACGCGATCGCGCGCGAGCTCGACCGCGAGCACGTCTTCCACTCCTGGTCGGCGCAGGCCCAGCCATCGTCGCTCGTCGTCGCGAGCGGGCGCGGATGCCGCGTCTGGGATCACGCCGGCCGCGAATACCTCGACTTCTCGAGCCAGCTCGTGAACGTCAACATCGGCCACCAGCATCCGACCGTGGTGGAGGCGATCCGCGAGCAGGCCGAACTGCTCACCACGATCGCGCCGTCGACCGTGAACCTCGCGCGCGGCGAGGCCGCGAAGCGCATCGTCGCCCGCGCGCCCGACGGGTTCCGCAAGGTGTTCTTCACGAACGGCGGCGCCGATGCCAACGAGAACGCGATCCGCATGGCGCGACTGCACACGGGCCGCGACAAGGTGCTCTCGACGTATCGGTCGTACCACGGCAACACAGGTGCGGCGATCGTCTCGACGGGCGACTGGCGTCGCATCCCGAACGAGTTCGCGCGCGGACACGTGCACTTCTTCGGGCCCTACCTGTACCGCTCCGAGTTCTGGGCGACGACGCCCGAGCAGGAGTCCGAGCGCGCCCTGCAGCACCTGCGCCGCGTGATCGAGTCCGAGGGGCCGTCGTCGATCGCCGCGGTGCTCCTCGAGTCGATCCCGGGCACCGCGGGCATCATGCTCCCGCCGCCCGGCTACCTGGCGGGCGTGCGCGAACTGTGCGACGCCCACGGCATCCTGTTGATCCTCGACGAGGTCATGGCCGGCTTCGGCCGCACCGGGCGCTGGTTCGCATTCGACGGCTACGACGTGCGGCCCGACCTCATCACCTTCGCGAAGGGCGTGAACTCTGGGTACATCCCGACGGGCGGCGTGATCATCTCCGACCCGATCGCCAAGACGTTCGACGAGCGGGTGTTCCCGGGCGGACTCACCTACTCGGGGCATCCGCTCGCGATGGCGTCGATCGTCGCGACGCTCGACGCGATGCAGGCCGAGGGCGTCGTCGAGAACGCGCGAGCCGTCGGCGAGACCGCGATCGGGCCCGCGCTCGCCGGGCTGGCCGAGAAGCACGAGGTCATCGGCGAGGTGCGCGGCGAGGGCGTGTTCTGGGCGATGGAACTCGTCGCCGACCGCACCACACGCGAGCCGCTCGCCGCCGCCGACATGGGCCGGCTGAAGGCCGGGATGGTCGAGCGCGGGCTGCTGCCGTTCGTGCAGGACAACCGCATCCACGTGGTGCCGCCGTGCGTGGTCACCGCAGACGAGGTCGCCGAGGCCGTCGCGATCTACGACGAGGTGCTGAGCACCGTAGGGGAGAACTGA
- a CDS encoding CoA-acylating methylmalonate-semialdehyde dehydrogenase, which produces MSITTIDHWIGGAPATGDSDRTGPVYNPALGVEQKRVRLASTEDVDTAVEAAARAFPAWRDTSIAKRQQVMFAFRELLNARSGDLAAILTSEHGKVTSDAAGEIARGLEVVELACAMPGYTKGEYSENVSTGVDVYTLKQPVGVVGIISPFNFPAMVPLWFFPLAIAAGNTVVLKPSEKDPSAAVWMAELMQEAGVPDGVLNVVHGDKVAVDALLEHPTVRSISFVGSTPIAHYIYSTASANGKRVQALGGAKNHMLVLPDADLDLAADAAVNAGFGSAGERCMAVSVVLAVDSVADELVAKVSERMSRLTTGDGTRGCDMGPLITREHRDKVAGYLDVAVDDGATLVVDGRDPEVDGAADGFWLGPTLIDRVPTSSVVYRDEIFGPVLSIVRVDGYEQGLEIINGSPYGNGTAIFTNDGGAARRFQREVTVGMIGINVPIPVPVAYHSFGGWKDSLFGDAKAYGPKGFDFFLQEKAVTSRWLDPSHGGLNLGFPQHD; this is translated from the coding sequence ATGAGCATCACCACCATCGACCACTGGATCGGCGGCGCGCCCGCCACGGGCGATTCCGACCGGACGGGCCCCGTCTACAACCCGGCGCTCGGCGTCGAGCAGAAGCGCGTGCGCCTCGCCTCGACCGAAGACGTCGACACGGCCGTCGAAGCCGCCGCGCGCGCGTTCCCGGCCTGGCGCGACACGTCGATCGCGAAGCGCCAGCAGGTCATGTTCGCGTTCCGCGAGCTGCTGAACGCCCGTTCGGGCGACCTCGCCGCGATCCTCACGAGCGAGCACGGCAAGGTCACCTCCGACGCCGCGGGCGAGATCGCGCGCGGGCTCGAGGTCGTCGAGCTCGCGTGCGCGATGCCCGGGTACACGAAGGGCGAGTACTCCGAGAACGTCTCGACCGGGGTCGACGTCTACACGCTCAAGCAGCCGGTCGGCGTCGTGGGCATCATCAGCCCCTTCAACTTCCCGGCCATGGTGCCGCTCTGGTTCTTCCCGCTCGCGATCGCGGCCGGCAACACGGTCGTGCTGAAGCCGTCCGAGAAGGATCCCTCCGCGGCCGTCTGGATGGCCGAGCTCATGCAGGAGGCCGGCGTGCCCGACGGCGTGCTGAACGTCGTGCACGGCGACAAGGTCGCGGTCGACGCGCTGCTCGAGCACCCGACCGTGCGTTCGATCTCGTTCGTCGGCTCGACGCCGATCGCGCACTACATCTACTCGACGGCCTCGGCGAACGGCAAGCGCGTGCAGGCGCTCGGCGGCGCGAAGAACCACATGCTCGTGCTGCCAGACGCCGACCTCGACCTCGCCGCCGACGCCGCCGTGAACGCGGGCTTCGGCTCTGCCGGCGAGCGATGCATGGCGGTCTCGGTCGTGCTCGCGGTCGACTCGGTCGCCGACGAGCTGGTCGCGAAGGTGAGCGAGCGGATGTCGCGGCTCACGACCGGCGACGGCACGCGCGGCTGCGACATGGGCCCCCTGATCACGCGCGAGCACCGCGACAAGGTCGCGGGCTACCTCGACGTCGCGGTCGACGACGGGGCGACCCTCGTGGTCGACGGCCGCGACCCCGAGGTCGACGGCGCGGCAGACGGATTCTGGCTCGGGCCGACCCTCATCGACCGCGTGCCGACGTCGTCGGTCGTGTACCGCGACGAGATCTTCGGCCCGGTGCTCTCGATCGTGCGCGTCGACGGCTACGAGCAGGGCCTCGAGATCATCAACGGCTCGCCCTACGGCAACGGCACGGCGATCTTCACGAACGACGGCGGGGCGGCGCGGCGGTTCCAGCGCGAGGTCACGGTCGGCATGATCGGCATCAACGTGCCGATCCCGGTGCCCGTGGCGTACCACTCGTTCGGCGGCTGGAAGGACTCGCTGTTCGGCGACGCCAAGGCGTACGGCCCCAAGGGGTTCGACTTCTTCCTCCAGGAGAAGGCGGTCACGTCGCGCTGGCTCGACCCGAGCCACGGCGGGCTGAACCTGGGCTTCCCGCAGCACGACTGA
- a CDS encoding cupin domain-containing protein has product MTDDVRNIAAALDRITEPWQPHRLASINDYDVKVVRLDGEFVWHSHPETDELFLVRSGRLTIQLRDRDVELGPDDVFVVPAGVEHCPLAHGEVTALLIEPKGSVNTGDVGGDRTSQLREL; this is encoded by the coding sequence ATGACCGACGACGTCCGCAATATCGCCGCAGCGCTCGACCGCATCACCGAGCCGTGGCAGCCCCACCGGTTGGCGAGCATCAACGACTACGACGTGAAGGTCGTCAGGCTCGACGGCGAGTTCGTCTGGCACAGCCACCCCGAGACCGACGAGCTGTTCCTGGTGCGCAGCGGACGCCTGACGATCCAGCTCCGCGACCGCGATGTCGAACTCGGCCCCGATGACGTGTTCGTCGTGCCCGCGGGCGTCGAGCACTGCCCGCTCGCGCACGGCGAGGTGACGGCTCTGCTCATCGAGCCGAAGGGCAGCGTCAACACCGGCGACGTCGGAGGCGACCGCACCTCGCAGCTGCGCGAGCTCTGA
- a CDS encoding enoyl-CoA hydratase/isomerase family protein: MSDDAILFSVHDGLAHLTLNRPERLNAVGPEAIALWHRYAGEIAARDDIRAVLFDAVGRAFCAGGDVRAMSELGGDGASAGQVVTELADAIHAGHRMLRESAKPIVAAVQGPVAGGGLGFMLVADVIVASDRASFASRYADIGLTPDCGVSTLLPEAIGTRRALELTLTSRTLSAQEALDWGLVAEVVTPDELAGRAEQIADVWLSGASAAFGQAKRLVRSGLDRSFQEALDDEARTIGAAFDSPEASARVAAFAGRSSRA, encoded by the coding sequence ATGAGCGACGACGCCATCCTCTTCAGCGTGCACGACGGACTCGCGCACCTCACCCTCAACCGTCCCGAACGCCTGAACGCGGTCGGCCCCGAGGCCATCGCCCTGTGGCACCGGTACGCGGGCGAGATCGCGGCTCGCGACGACATCCGCGCCGTGCTCTTCGACGCCGTCGGACGCGCGTTCTGCGCGGGAGGCGACGTGCGGGCCATGTCGGAGCTCGGCGGCGACGGCGCCTCGGCCGGGCAGGTCGTCACCGAGCTCGCCGACGCGATCCACGCCGGGCATCGGATGCTGCGCGAGAGCGCCAAGCCGATCGTCGCCGCCGTGCAGGGCCCCGTCGCGGGCGGCGGCCTCGGGTTCATGCTCGTCGCCGACGTGATCGTCGCGAGCGACCGGGCGAGCTTCGCCAGCCGGTACGCGGACATCGGGCTCACACCGGACTGCGGCGTCAGCACCCTGCTGCCCGAGGCCATCGGCACGCGACGCGCGCTCGAGCTCACGCTCACCTCCCGCACGCTGAGCGCGCAGGAGGCACTCGACTGGGGCCTCGTCGCCGAGGTCGTGACGCCCGACGAGCTCGCCGGCCGCGCCGAGCAGATCGCGGACGTCTGGCTCTCGGGAGCCTCGGCGGCGTTCGGACAGGCCAAGCGCCTCGTGCGCTCGGGGCTCGATCGCTCGTTCCAGGAGGCGCTCGACGATGAGGCGCGGACGATCGGGGCGGCGTTCGACAGTCCCGAGGCATCCGCCAGGGTCGCCGCGTTCGCGGGCCGCAGCTCGCGCGCCTGA
- a CDS encoding DUF6325 family protein, producing MAEYELEDLGPVDYLVIEFPAGHQTFAGEIAAELAKLVDAGTIRLVDAVVLAKGDDGVVAAVELADAGDLSPLVQLEADLAELLAADEVIQLADSMTPGSVAAVIVYENVWAGPFAASVRRAGGQLVATGRIPIQAIIASIEADASAAEADA from the coding sequence ATGGCCGAATACGAACTGGAAGACCTCGGACCGGTCGATTACCTGGTCATCGAGTTTCCCGCGGGCCATCAGACCTTCGCGGGCGAGATCGCGGCGGAACTCGCGAAGCTCGTCGACGCGGGAACCATCCGGCTCGTCGACGCGGTCGTGCTGGCGAAGGGTGACGACGGCGTCGTGGCGGCCGTGGAGCTCGCGGACGCCGGCGACCTCAGCCCGCTCGTCCAGCTCGAGGCGGACCTGGCCGAGCTGCTCGCGGCCGATGAGGTGATCCAGCTCGCCGACTCGATGACCCCGGGCAGCGTCGCGGCCGTCATCGTGTACGAGAACGTGTGGGCGGGACCGTTCGCGGCCTCGGTCCGACGAGCCGGGGGACAGCTCGTCGCAACCGGGCGGATCCCGATCCAGGCGATCATCGCCTCGATCGAGGCCGATGCGTCCGCCGCCGAGGCCGATGCGTGA
- a CDS encoding LuxR C-terminal-related transcriptional regulator, with amino-acid sequence MSSKYLIERPTLLRRLDEALELPVTMVIAQAGAGKTVLLQQWIDSMRDHGVAWLDVEREDDDPMRFSRRLIAALAEAGAEVGGLDRLSALSAGGLGGHLLDRLAGALASAPPVVIVLDDLYRLSNDALMADIGRLAASLPPNAHLVISTRVDPPIAWSRLRLRNRLVELRQADLAMTREESSKLLAGIARRQLVPATVDAIVTRTEGWAAGLQLAGLTLRFQSPAADFVSDLNGSDRLIAEYLTEEVLDALPGDRRMLLLRMAPLDTMSADLVDHVLERSDARELFERLEHESMFLVAIDPHLDRVRFHQLFRDLLRYRLRAEDADKERRLLGRAADFHLSRGELAPAVEYLLRAGDWDRALDAIMTRGSEVFERGEMHTVIGWITAVPEHVRARRLDVQLELGILVGMQGESVLAVETLRSVASDPRATRGERVIADTWISATAQWSARPGETLRAAERALDGLADPMGFPVPDLMHLTTPALLRTLATASAGRSLFLLGDLVGAEAWIDRGLATEGVAYPPFRVGLLGSLALLHSWTGRTVDAELLAAEAVETANVAALLAHPAMADAYLAQAQAAYEHGRADDATHPLGVGAVSAKANSRTQTTWIARALAALVAALEGRYEDALELTDLSTQAAAAPAPSVYERLIAVRMSVLRRSGLPEQALRLQSVGRRGIRSTASVVQEAAAAALALGRPETAEHLLSEPVDAGIAGQPRLAVQRLILRAWLAAARGSRPSALDLVGAALDLAESDGLVAVFLESDRVVLDLVAELAPARGDLAGTIIARSPQRALVDANHRLAEPLTERELEILGYLPDHSTTAELAERCFVSINTMKSHTAHIYRKLGVSGRSAAITRARDLGILAPASVAPVVKVRDRLDLDVQAAQQVEQPEQPRLIGHLAAQPRRAAGPIDHLEADELIGDHLPQLASNQDVEPLRPHRPLRPLDEPPHVR; translated from the coding sequence GTGTCATCGAAGTACCTCATCGAGCGCCCGACGCTGCTGCGCAGGCTGGACGAGGCCCTCGAACTGCCCGTGACGATGGTCATCGCCCAGGCGGGCGCCGGCAAGACCGTGCTGCTGCAGCAATGGATCGACTCGATGCGCGACCACGGCGTGGCCTGGCTCGACGTCGAACGCGAGGACGACGACCCGATGCGGTTCTCCCGACGTCTCATCGCCGCGCTCGCCGAGGCCGGCGCAGAGGTCGGCGGGCTCGACCGCCTGTCGGCGCTGAGCGCGGGAGGACTCGGCGGTCACCTGCTCGACCGCCTCGCCGGAGCACTCGCGTCGGCCCCGCCGGTGGTCATCGTGCTCGATGACCTGTACCGCCTCTCGAACGACGCGCTCATGGCCGACATCGGTCGCCTCGCCGCCTCGCTGCCGCCGAATGCGCACCTCGTGATCTCGACGCGAGTCGATCCGCCGATCGCGTGGAGCAGGCTGCGGCTGCGCAACCGGCTCGTCGAGCTCCGGCAGGCCGACCTCGCCATGACGAGGGAGGAGTCCTCGAAGCTGCTCGCGGGGATCGCCCGCCGCCAGCTCGTGCCCGCCACCGTGGACGCGATCGTGACGCGCACCGAGGGCTGGGCCGCCGGCCTGCAGCTCGCGGGACTGACGCTGAGGTTCCAGTCGCCGGCGGCGGACTTCGTCTCGGACCTGAACGGGAGCGATCGGCTCATCGCCGAATACCTCACCGAGGAGGTGCTCGACGCACTGCCGGGCGACCGGCGGATGCTCCTGCTCCGGATGGCGCCGCTCGACACGATGTCGGCCGACCTCGTCGACCACGTGCTCGAACGCTCCGATGCCCGGGAGCTCTTCGAGCGGCTCGAGCACGAGTCGATGTTCCTCGTGGCGATCGACCCGCATCTCGACCGGGTGAGGTTCCACCAGCTGTTCCGCGACCTGCTCCGCTACCGGCTGCGCGCCGAGGACGCCGACAAGGAGCGCCGCCTGCTCGGTCGGGCCGCGGACTTCCACCTCTCGCGGGGCGAGCTCGCGCCCGCCGTCGAGTACCTCCTCCGCGCAGGCGACTGGGATCGCGCGCTCGACGCGATCATGACCCGCGGGAGCGAGGTCTTCGAGCGCGGCGAGATGCACACCGTGATCGGCTGGATCACCGCCGTCCCCGAGCACGTCCGCGCGCGACGTCTCGACGTGCAGCTCGAGTTGGGCATCCTCGTGGGCATGCAGGGCGAGTCGGTCCTCGCGGTCGAGACGCTCCGAAGCGTGGCGAGCGATCCACGTGCCACCCGCGGCGAGCGCGTGATCGCCGACACGTGGATCTCGGCGACCGCGCAGTGGAGCGCGAGGCCCGGCGAGACGCTCCGGGCGGCGGAGCGCGCACTCGACGGACTCGCCGACCCGATGGGGTTCCCCGTGCCCGACCTCATGCACCTCACCACCCCCGCCCTGTTGCGCACGCTCGCGACGGCCTCGGCGGGACGTTCGCTCTTCCTCCTCGGCGACCTCGTCGGAGCCGAGGCGTGGATCGACCGGGGACTCGCCACCGAGGGCGTGGCCTACCCGCCCTTCCGCGTCGGGCTCCTCGGCTCGCTCGCCCTGCTCCACTCGTGGACGGGGCGGACCGTCGACGCCGAGCTGCTCGCCGCCGAGGCGGTCGAGACCGCGAACGTCGCCGCCCTGCTCGCGCATCCGGCCATGGCCGACGCCTACCTCGCCCAGGCGCAGGCGGCCTACGAGCACGGCCGAGCGGATGACGCGACCCACCCGCTCGGCGTCGGTGCGGTCAGTGCGAAGGCGAACAGCCGGACGCAGACGACATGGATCGCACGCGCCCTCGCGGCGCTCGTCGCCGCACTCGAGGGGCGGTACGAGGATGCGCTCGAGCTCACGGACCTCTCCACGCAGGCCGCGGCCGCCCCGGCGCCATCGGTCTACGAGCGGCTCATCGCGGTCCGCATGAGCGTGCTGCGTCGCAGCGGCCTGCCGGAGCAGGCGCTGCGGCTGCAGTCCGTGGGTCGCCGGGGCATCCGTTCGACCGCATCGGTCGTGCAGGAGGCGGCCGCGGCCGCGCTCGCACTCGGGCGGCCGGAGACCGCCGAGCACCTGCTCTCCGAACCCGTCGACGCGGGCATCGCCGGGCAGCCTCGCCTCGCCGTCCAGCGCCTCATCCTCCGCGCCTGGCTCGCCGCGGCCCGAGGGTCACGGCCGAGCGCACTCGACCTCGTCGGGGCGGCACTCGACCTGGCCGAGTCGGACGGCCTCGTGGCGGTGTTCCTCGAGTCGGACCGGGTCGTGCTCGACCTTGTGGCGGAACTCGCGCCGGCGCGGGGCGACCTGGCCGGCACGATCATCGCGCGATCGCCGCAGCGCGCCCTCGTCGATGCCAACCACAGGCTCGCGGAGCCGCTCACCGAGCGCGAACTCGAGATCCTCGGCTACCTGCCCGACCACTCGACCACGGCCGAGCTCGCCGAGCGGTGCTTCGTGTCGATCAACACGATGAAGTCGCACACCGCGCACATCTACCGCAAGCTCGGCGTGAGCGGCAGGAGCGCCGCGATCACCAGGGCGCGCGACCTCGGGATCCTGGCTCCGGCCTCAGTCGCGCCGGTCGTCAAGGTGCGTGACCGCCTCGATCTCGACGTTCAGGCCGCGCAGCAGGTCGAGCAGCCCGAGCAGCCGCGCCTGATCGGGCACCTCGCCGCGCAGCCTCGTCGTGCCGCCGGCCCGATCGATCACCTCGAAGCCGACGAGCTCATCGGTGATCATCTGCCCCAGCTCGCCTCGAACCAGGATGTCGAACCTCTCAGGCCCCATCGCCCCCTCCGCCCCCTCGATGAGCCCCCGCACGTCCGATGA
- a CDS encoding SHOCT domain-containing protein — translation MNLWEFLVWLFWFYVLIACIWIFITVIIDIFRDPTLNGWAKALWVVFLVFLPFLAAFIYLIARGRSMGERRLAEAQAARAQSDEYIRTVAGSSSSSSAASEIEAGKKLLDSGTITQAEFDTLKAKALQGA, via the coding sequence GTGAACCTCTGGGAATTCCTCGTCTGGCTGTTCTGGTTCTACGTGCTCATCGCATGCATCTGGATCTTCATCACGGTGATCATCGACATCTTCCGTGACCCCACGCTGAACGGGTGGGCCAAGGCGCTCTGGGTGGTGTTCCTGGTCTTCCTCCCGTTCCTCGCCGCGTTCATCTACCTCATCGCGCGCGGGCGCAGCATGGGCGAACGGCGCCTCGCCGAGGCGCAGGCGGCTCGGGCCCAGAGCGACGAGTACATCAGGACGGTCGCGGGGTCGTCTTCGTCGTCGTCCGCCGCGTCCGAGATCGAGGCGGGCAAGAAGCTCCTCGACTCGGGAACGATCACGCAGGCCGAGTTCGACACGCTGAAGGCGAAGGCCCTGCAGGGCGCCTGA
- a CDS encoding LysR family transcriptional regulator: MDVNRLDLLRELSERGSVTAVAEATGRTPSAVSQQLKVLEREAGMPLTERSGRGLVLTSAGHALARSAVEVAVALERATALWDEFRNHPSGEVTLLTFPTIGASLLPGVLTDLTSVAGLVVRCTDLDPELAGFPDLTSDYDIVLAHSMPGELPWGGRGLKVVPLLTEPLDVGIPSDHRLAARSHVTSADLVDETWLGVPSGFPFERILHAIEEQGGKRVTVSQKFSDMRIIEAFIAAGQGVAFVPRYTSGAVPEGVLLKPIRGVTSARQIVALVRPDVAERLAVRTVLEVLSARASRLEQSYAHPSRGGGGPTG; the protein is encoded by the coding sequence ATGGACGTGAATCGACTCGACCTGCTCCGGGAACTCTCGGAGCGCGGCAGCGTGACGGCGGTCGCCGAAGCGACGGGTCGCACCCCGTCGGCGGTCTCGCAACAGCTGAAGGTGCTCGAACGCGAGGCCGGCATGCCGCTCACGGAACGCAGCGGGCGCGGCCTCGTGCTCACGAGCGCCGGGCACGCCCTCGCCCGCAGTGCCGTCGAGGTCGCGGTCGCCCTCGAACGCGCGACCGCCCTCTGGGACGAGTTCCGCAACCACCCGAGCGGCGAGGTGACGCTGCTGACGTTCCCGACGATCGGCGCGAGCCTGCTGCCCGGCGTGCTCACCGACCTCACGAGCGTCGCGGGCCTCGTGGTGCGCTGCACCGACCTCGACCCCGAGCTCGCGGGATTCCCCGACCTCACGTCCGACTACGACATCGTCCTCGCGCACTCCATGCCGGGCGAGCTTCCGTGGGGAGGCCGCGGCCTCAAGGTCGTTCCCCTGCTCACCGAGCCGCTCGACGTCGGTATCCCGAGCGACCATCGCCTCGCCGCGCGCTCGCACGTCACGAGCGCCGATCTCGTCGACGAGACATGGCTCGGCGTGCCGTCGGGGTTCCCGTTCGAACGCATCCTGCACGCCATCGAGGAGCAGGGCGGCAAGCGCGTCACCGTCTCGCAGAAGTTCAGCGACATGCGCATCATCGAGGCGTTCATCGCGGCCGGACAGGGCGTCGCGTTCGTTCCGCGCTACACGTCCGGCGCGGTGCCCGAGGGCGTGCTGCTGAAGCCGATCCGCGGCGTCACGTCGGCCCGTCAGATCGTCGCGCTCGTGCGGCCCGATGTCGCCGAGCGGCTGGCCGTGCGCACGGTGCTCGAGGTGCTGAGCGCCCGCGCCTCCCGGCTCGAGCAGTCGTACGCCCACCCGTCGCGCGGCGGCGGCGGCCCGACCGGCTGA
- a CDS encoding threonine/serine exporter ThrE family protein: MTDVVADQAVLGRFLLGLAEGMNAAGESVDKIGETMSTVSRAYGRTDTDVVVLPTVVLIETGAAGEEKVAIRSAINVSFRFDQIAALYRLIERARVGSIEPIDGINRLNEIGAMRQRFAWPVRVFGHAVLTTGLCLLLAPTWQGVLISFGLGALIGLLKLVRSPTLQLVFPVFAAFVCALTVFLLAPYVEIGDPIRLLIAPLATFLPGGVLTTATVELAAGQMVAGASRLVFGLVQLALLAFGILAAGTVMGVDDSSYVPLEASGTLPWWIPAVGVLLFAVGNYLHFSAPKGTFGWVLLTLIVAFAGQQVGIALVGQTVSGFIGALAMTPVVLWIATLRHGAPSQLTFLPAFWLLVPGAAGLVGITEAVGTSAGIENFASALMSVMSIALGVLIGTALYRFVHHGAAEIAQFHIEVPSALTEAEEPPFWARILPGTPRSFWGRRRHEEPKDAAGPTRPEADVRSE; the protein is encoded by the coding sequence ATGACCGACGTCGTGGCCGACCAGGCGGTGCTGGGGCGCTTCCTGCTGGGGCTCGCCGAGGGCATGAACGCCGCGGGCGAGTCGGTCGACAAGATCGGCGAGACCATGAGCACCGTGTCGCGCGCCTACGGTCGCACCGACACCGACGTCGTCGTGCTGCCGACCGTGGTGCTCATCGAGACCGGGGCGGCGGGCGAGGAGAAGGTCGCGATCCGCTCGGCGATCAACGTCTCGTTCCGCTTCGACCAGATCGCGGCGCTCTACCGGCTCATCGAGCGGGCGCGCGTCGGCTCGATCGAGCCGATCGACGGCATCAACCGCCTCAACGAGATCGGCGCGATGCGCCAGCGCTTCGCCTGGCCGGTGCGGGTGTTCGGCCACGCGGTGCTGACCACCGGCCTCTGCCTGCTGCTCGCCCCGACGTGGCAGGGCGTCCTCATCTCGTTCGGGCTCGGCGCGCTGATCGGCCTGTTGAAGCTCGTCCGCTCGCCGACCCTGCAGCTCGTGTTCCCCGTGTTCGCGGCCTTCGTCTGCGCGTTGACCGTGTTCCTGCTCGCGCCGTACGTGGAGATCGGCGATCCGATCCGGCTGCTCATCGCCCCGCTCGCGACCTTCCTGCCGGGCGGCGTGCTCACCACCGCGACCGTCGAGCTCGCGGCCGGCCAGATGGTGGCCGGCGCGTCCCGGCTCGTGTTCGGCCTCGTGCAGCTCGCGCTCCTCGCCTTCGGCATCCTCGCGGCCGGCACCGTCATGGGCGTCGACGACTCCAGCTACGTCCCATTGGAGGCATCCGGCACCCTGCCCTGGTGGATCCCGGCGGTCGGGGTGCTGCTGTTCGCGGTCGGCAACTACCTGCACTTCTCCGCGCCGAAGGGCACGTTCGGCTGGGTGCTGCTCACGCTGATCGTCGCGTTCGCGGGCCAGCAGGTCGGCATCGCGCTCGTCGGCCAGACCGTGAGCGGGTTCATCGGGGCGCTCGCGATGACTCCGGTCGTGCTCTGGATCGCGACCCTGCGGCACGGGGCGCCGTCGCAGCTGACCTTCCTGCCCGCGTTCTGGCTGCTCGTGCCGGGGGCGGCCGGGCTCGTGGGCATCACCGAGGCGGTCGGCACGAGTGCGGGCATCGAGAACTTCGCGTCGGCGCTCATGTCGGTCATGTCGATCGCGTTGGGCGTGCTCATCGGCACGGCGCTCTACCGGTTCGTGCACCACGGCGCGGCGGAGATCGCGCAGTTCCACATCGAGGTCCCGTCGGCGCTCACGGAGGCCGAGGAGCCGCCGTTCTGGGCCCGCATCCTGCCGGGCACGCCGCGGTCGTTCTGGGGCCGTCGACGCCATGAGGAACCGAAGGATGCCGCGGGGCCGACGCGACCCGAGGCCGACGTCCGGTCGGAGTGA
- the pyrE gene encoding orotate phosphoribosyltransferase, with product MTLPDPHSSADVRQQLIDHISADAVFHGDFTLTSGKKASYYVDLRKVSLDHRVAPLIGQVMIDLIADIPDVAAVGGLTMGADPIASAVLHQGAARGLTYDAFVVRKEPKDHGRGRQVEGPDVAGKRVIVLEDTSTTGGSPLKAIEALRKVGAEVVAVAVVVDRATGAREVIEAAGVQYLAAIYLDDLGLA from the coding sequence GTGACGCTCCCAGACCCCCACAGCAGCGCCGACGTCCGTCAGCAGCTCATCGACCACATCTCCGCCGATGCGGTGTTCCACGGCGACTTCACGCTCACGAGCGGCAAGAAGGCCTCGTACTACGTCGACCTCCGCAAGGTGAGCCTCGACCACCGCGTGGCGCCGCTCATCGGCCAGGTCATGATCGACCTCATCGCCGACATCCCCGATGTCGCCGCGGTGGGCGGTCTCACCATGGGCGCCGACCCGATCGCATCGGCCGTGCTGCACCAGGGCGCAGCACGCGGGCTCACCTACGATGCGTTCGTGGTGCGCAAGGAGCCGAAGGACCACGGCCGCGGCCGTCAGGTCGAGGGTCCCGATGTCGCGGGCAAGCGCGTGATCGTGCTCGAGGACACCTCGACCACGGGCGGTTCGCCGCTCAAGGCCATCGAGGCGCTTCGCAAGGTCGGCGCAGAGGTCGTCGCGGTCGCGGTCGTCGTCGACCGTGCGACCGGGGCACGCGAGGTCATCGAGGCCGCCGGCGTGCAGTACCTCGCGGCGATCTACCTGGACGACCTGGGCCTGGCCTGA